In Oryzias melastigma strain HK-1 linkage group LG10, ASM292280v2, whole genome shotgun sequence, a single window of DNA contains:
- the LOC112139731 gene encoding transmembrane protein 144 — protein MSGLMWSVGTYCWFLANNYLSPVITYPIVTAGYGLVAALWGSLVFKEIKGVVNCSIFFLASCVVLAGSLLTALSKLL, from the exons ATgtctggactgatgtggtcggTTGGCACATACTGCTGGTTCTTGGCCAACAACTATCTGAGTCCTGTCATCACATATCCAATTGTAACTGCA GGCTATGGTCTGGTTGCAGCTCTGTGGGGATCTTTGGTGTTTAAAGAGATTAAG GGAGTTGTGAACTGTTCCATCTTCTTCTTGGCATCATGCGTGGTGTTGGCCGGCTCCCTGCTCACCGCTTTGTCGAAGCTTTTATAA